One segment of Sulfurirhabdus autotrophica DNA contains the following:
- a CDS encoding form I ribulose bisphosphate carboxylase large subunit produces MAAKKYEAGVKEYRQTYWMPEYAPLDSDILACFKITPQAGVDREEAAAAVAAESSTGTWTTVWTDLLTDMDYYKGRAYRIEDVPGDDTCFYAFVAYPIDLFEEGSVVNVFTSLVGNVFGFKAIRALRLEDVRFPLHYVKTCGGPPHGIQVERDKMNKYGRPMLGCTIKPKLGLSAKNYGRAVYECLRGGLDFTKDDENINSQPFMRWRDRFLFVQDATLTAQAETGERKGHYLNVTAPTYEDMIERAEFAKEIGAPIIMHDYITGGFTANTSLANWCRKNGMLLHIHRAMHAVLDRNPHHGIHFRVLTKILRLSGGDHLHSGTVVGKLEGDREATLGWIDLMRESFIPEDRSRGIMFDQDWGSMPGVFPVASGGIHVWHMPALVNIFGDDSVLQFGGGTLGHPWGNAAGAAANRVALEACVEARNEGRELEREGKEILTNAAKDSPELKIAMETWKEIKFEFDTVDKLDVVNR; encoded by the coding sequence ATGGCCGCAAAAAAGTATGAGGCAGGTGTTAAGGAATATCGACAGACCTACTGGATGCCAGAGTACGCACCATTGGATTCGGACATCCTGGCCTGCTTTAAGATCACCCCGCAAGCTGGCGTAGACCGTGAAGAAGCTGCTGCTGCAGTTGCTGCCGAGTCTTCAACCGGTACCTGGACCACAGTTTGGACCGATCTTTTGACAGACATGGATTACTACAAAGGACGCGCTTATCGCATTGAAGACGTGCCAGGCGATGATACTTGCTTCTATGCCTTTGTTGCTTATCCGATCGACCTTTTTGAAGAAGGTTCTGTGGTTAACGTGTTTACCTCTCTGGTGGGTAACGTGTTTGGATTTAAAGCAATTCGTGCATTGCGTCTTGAAGACGTGCGCTTCCCTCTGCACTACGTGAAGACCTGCGGTGGTCCTCCTCACGGTATTCAGGTTGAACGCGACAAGATGAACAAGTATGGCCGTCCGATGTTGGGTTGTACCATCAAGCCAAAACTCGGTTTGTCTGCTAAAAACTACGGTCGTGCTGTATACGAATGTTTGCGTGGTGGTCTGGATTTCACCAAGGACGACGAGAACATCAACAGTCAGCCATTCATGCGCTGGCGTGATCGCTTCCTGTTCGTGCAGGATGCAACGTTGACTGCTCAGGCAGAAACTGGCGAGCGTAAAGGTCACTACCTGAACGTAACGGCGCCAACTTATGAAGACATGATTGAACGTGCTGAATTTGCCAAGGAAATCGGCGCTCCAATTATCATGCACGATTACATTACGGGTGGCTTTACCGCTAATACCAGTCTGGCGAACTGGTGTCGCAAGAACGGTATGTTGTTGCACATTCACCGCGCTATGCATGCCGTGCTGGATCGTAACCCGCACCACGGTATTCACTTCCGCGTCTTGACCAAGATTCTGCGTCTGTCCGGTGGTGATCACCTGCACTCAGGTACCGTTGTTGGTAAATTGGAAGGTGACCGTGAAGCAACGCTGGGCTGGATTGATTTGATGCGCGAGTCATTTATTCCTGAAGACCGTTCACGCGGCATTATGTTTGACCAGGATTGGGGTTCCATGCCAGGTGTATTCCCGGTCGCTTCTGGTGGTATTCACGTATGGCACATGCCGGCACTGGTAAACATCTTTGGTGATGATTCAGTGTTGCAATTCGGTGGCGGTACTTTAGGTCACCCATGGGGTAACGCTGCAGGTGCGGCTGCTAACCGTGTTGCGCTGGAAGCATGTGTTGAAGCGCGTAACGAAGGTCGTGAACTGGAACGTGAAGGTAAAGAGATTCTTACCAATGCAGCCAAGGATAGCCCGGAATTGAAGATCGCTATGGAAACATGGAAAGAGATCAAGTTCGAGTTCGATACCGTGGACAAGCTGGACGTGGTTAACCGCTAA
- a CDS encoding CbbQ/NirQ/NorQ/GpvN family protein has protein sequence MNDVISQYSVKEQPYYRSVTDEVALYEAAYSVRMPMMLKGPTGCGKTRFVEYMAWKLGKPLITVACNEDMTASDLVGRFLLDASGTRWQDGPLAIAARHGAICYLDEVVEARQDTTVVIHPLTDARRVLPLEKKGELIQAHPDFQLVISYNPGYQSLMKDLKQSTKQRFGALDFNYPDHEIETEIVSHETRVSQDVASKLVSIAERARNLKGHGLDEGISTRMLIYAGSLIASGVDPMSACRMTLVRPITDDPDMRDALDAAVSTFF, from the coding sequence ATGAATGACGTGATTAGCCAATACAGTGTTAAAGAACAACCTTACTACCGCTCAGTAACAGATGAAGTAGCGCTGTATGAAGCCGCCTACTCAGTCCGTATGCCGATGATGCTGAAAGGCCCTACCGGCTGTGGTAAAACACGCTTTGTTGAATACATGGCTTGGAAATTAGGCAAGCCGCTTATTACCGTAGCGTGTAACGAAGATATGACCGCCTCCGACCTGGTTGGCCGTTTTCTGCTGGATGCTTCCGGAACCCGCTGGCAAGATGGTCCGTTGGCCATTGCTGCGCGCCACGGAGCCATCTGCTATCTGGACGAGGTGGTCGAAGCACGCCAGGATACAACCGTTGTAATTCACCCACTGACTGATGCCCGCCGGGTGCTGCCACTCGAAAAGAAAGGCGAGTTAATTCAGGCGCACCCAGATTTTCAGTTGGTTATCTCCTATAACCCAGGCTACCAATCGCTGATGAAGGACTTAAAACAGTCTACTAAGCAGCGTTTTGGTGCACTGGATTTCAACTACCCTGACCATGAAATTGAAACCGAAATTGTCTCGCATGAGACAAGGGTTTCTCAAGACGTGGCCAGCAAGCTGGTATCGATCGCCGAGCGCGCTCGCAATTTGAAAGGACACGGCCTGGACGAAGGGATTTCCACTCGTATGTTGATCTACGCGGGCAGTTTGATTGCCAGTGGTGTGGATCCCATGTCTGCTTGCCGCATGACCCTGGTTCGCCCGATTACGGATGATCCTGATATGCGCGATGCGCTGGATGCAGCAGTAAGCACGTTCTTCTGA
- a CDS encoding carboxysome shell carbonic anhydrase produces MNTRNRPERMRNQQPSASRLPYGLGTAGGVLQARPIQPVFAPQGIALNTLVEPNPACSTGGGRVCRHPLTNEAENKRLLEHEQTIKGSFDAIVKVLKRIAGLQHEADFTERAQVIAREQLGFELPARILDDAWIADLDMRALYGECVMQTLRQKAEQAQLKNPQKDTDAAIAFFLDSGYHAVDISPCSDGRLKGLVRYILRLPEGAVRSRKAYAGAMFDVDANVKRWIETELMRFREGRPVTADAGTRYLKVAVYHWSSSDPTHEGCAAHCSNVTVAAEAGLKRLNAFRQAIENSFCCGASVDTLLIGVDTDTDAIKVHIPDAAGEMNLHRFVDNIELYRSTVNDDANTARLKVYQAIQAASEATGWGASSGEPHEGMRRLITSLLINNLSQIEYVCSNWGGRYTDIGHAERFISVGDGFEEFQLRNLAYFAHLHTVEEGAPDMDVGIKIFTKLNVNHGLPAPVAIHFRYDNRVPGCRERTVERCQRVKEAIEARYADLAKKGLLVCGMTVQDKRPGSPIELVEVDAA; encoded by the coding sequence ATGAATACGAGAAACCGACCAGAGCGCATGAGAAACCAGCAGCCTTCAGCTAGTCGCCTCCCTTATGGGTTAGGTACAGCTGGTGGGGTACTGCAGGCGCGCCCTATTCAACCGGTTTTCGCACCACAAGGCATCGCTCTTAATACCTTAGTTGAGCCCAATCCTGCTTGCTCAACAGGGGGTGGTCGAGTTTGTCGTCACCCGTTGACCAACGAAGCAGAGAACAAACGTCTGCTGGAACATGAACAGACAATTAAAGGCAGTTTTGACGCAATCGTTAAAGTGCTTAAACGCATTGCCGGTTTGCAACATGAAGCTGATTTTACTGAACGTGCTCAGGTAATTGCTCGTGAACAGCTGGGTTTTGAATTACCAGCAAGGATTTTGGATGATGCCTGGATAGCTGATCTGGATATGCGCGCTTTGTATGGTGAGTGCGTCATGCAAACACTGCGCCAGAAAGCTGAGCAGGCGCAACTAAAAAATCCGCAGAAGGATACGGATGCCGCTATAGCATTTTTTCTCGATAGCGGTTATCACGCGGTAGATATCTCGCCGTGTTCGGATGGGCGACTGAAAGGTTTGGTGCGCTATATCTTGCGCCTGCCGGAAGGTGCAGTACGAAGTCGTAAAGCATACGCCGGTGCAATGTTTGACGTAGACGCTAATGTTAAACGCTGGATTGAAACTGAATTGATGCGCTTTCGCGAGGGGCGTCCGGTAACAGCAGATGCAGGTACGCGCTACTTGAAAGTGGCTGTGTATCACTGGAGTAGTTCAGATCCGACTCACGAGGGTTGTGCTGCACATTGCAGTAACGTGACCGTAGCAGCAGAAGCGGGTTTGAAACGTCTGAACGCGTTTCGCCAGGCGATTGAAAACAGTTTTTGTTGTGGTGCTTCGGTAGATACATTGTTGATCGGCGTTGATACAGATACTGATGCAATCAAGGTACATATACCCGATGCCGCAGGTGAAATGAATTTGCACCGGTTTGTTGACAACATTGAACTGTATCGCAGCACGGTAAATGATGATGCGAATACTGCCCGGCTTAAGGTGTATCAGGCGATCCAGGCAGCCAGTGAAGCGACCGGATGGGGTGCTAGTAGTGGAGAGCCACATGAAGGAATGCGCAGACTGATCACTTCGCTGCTGATCAATAACTTGTCGCAGATTGAATATGTATGCAGCAATTGGGGTGGGCGGTATACCGATATTGGTCATGCAGAAAGATTCATCAGTGTAGGTGATGGATTTGAAGAATTCCAGTTGCGTAATCTGGCTTACTTTGCCCATCTGCACACTGTAGAAGAAGGGGCACCGGATATGGATGTGGGCATCAAGATTTTCACAAAGCTGAATGTGAATCATGGTCTGCCGGCTCCAGTGGCTATTCACTTTCGCTATGACAACAGGGTGCCAGGTTGCCGTGAACGTACAGTGGAGCGTTGTCAGCGCGTGAAAGAGGCAATTGAAGCACGGTATGCAGATCTGGCAAAAAAGGGTTTGCTGGTGTGCGGAATGACAGTACAGGATAAACGACCAGGCAGCCCGATTGAGCTGGTTGAAGTTGACGCGGCATAA
- a CDS encoding LysR family transcriptional regulator: MPIHHATLHQLKIFDAVARHMSFARAAEELHLTPPALSIQVKQLAEAIGQPLFEQIGKKISLTAAGQVSWSTCRDVLSRLDQLAQELASLQGLEKGNLKLATLATAKYFIPRLLGEFCIKHPGVDTALFMGNREALLERLARNQDDLYILGQPPEHMNVITEPFADNFLVVVAAPNHPLANEKKIDPSRLREEPFILREPGSGTRLSTEKFFEQHGVTLKVRMELGSNEAVKQVAAGGLGIAVLSSSALRSELANEELVILDVKGFPLERKWYVVYPMGKHLTPASREFMAYLFAAPPTHQLDHNQLHAISAKPEHKKKRPTPK, translated from the coding sequence ATGCCTATACACCACGCAACGCTGCACCAACTGAAGATTTTCGATGCTGTCGCCAGGCACATGAGCTTTGCTCGTGCCGCAGAAGAACTGCACCTGACACCACCAGCACTATCGATTCAGGTCAAGCAATTGGCGGAGGCTATCGGGCAACCACTGTTCGAACAGATTGGCAAAAAAATATCGCTCACCGCCGCGGGTCAAGTTTCATGGTCTACCTGCCGGGATGTACTGAGTCGTCTGGATCAACTTGCCCAGGAATTGGCCTCTCTTCAGGGTCTGGAGAAGGGCAACCTGAAACTGGCTACTCTTGCTACCGCCAAATACTTTATCCCACGGTTGTTAGGGGAGTTCTGTATAAAACACCCCGGTGTTGACACTGCCTTGTTTATGGGCAATCGTGAAGCACTACTGGAAAGGCTCGCGCGCAATCAGGACGACCTCTACATTCTGGGCCAACCTCCGGAACATATGAATGTTATTACGGAACCTTTTGCTGATAATTTTCTGGTCGTAGTTGCCGCCCCAAACCACCCATTAGCGAATGAAAAAAAAATTGATCCATCTCGTTTACGAGAAGAGCCATTTATCCTTCGGGAACCAGGATCAGGCACACGCCTTTCTACCGAAAAGTTTTTTGAGCAACATGGCGTGACACTTAAAGTGCGCATGGAATTAGGAAGCAACGAAGCGGTGAAACAAGTAGCTGCAGGTGGTTTGGGCATAGCGGTACTATCTTCAAGCGCTTTACGCTCCGAGCTTGCAAATGAGGAGCTTGTGATACTGGACGTCAAGGGTTTCCCGCTGGAACGCAAATGGTATGTGGTTTACCCGATGGGAAAACATCTGACCCCTGCCTCCAGGGAATTCATGGCATATCTATTTGCTGCTCCACCCACACACCAACTTGACCATAACCAGCTTCATGCAATTTCTGCCAAGCCTGAACACAAGAAAAAACGGCCGACACCCAAGTGA
- a CDS encoding CsoS2 family carboxysome shell protein, with protein sequence MSASASLTANAGSDDQKSGCGCKSKDRAEEAEREQAIEEVCAIVDDEPTAVVGSVASAVRKLCQERRRALSSQGKKAVKSGKLNQRATAGLSGRDAARARRAEMCENGRGNDPACRPTGRVRTQVSPVKVEIGTTLSGTTVSGTQVERISKVTGVESGSCRAITGTEYIGAEQYGQLCDATPEAAPAKVSISNTSRGQRISGIDTDRSEKMTGSEFGACKNVTGTEYLSADKFESFCGTKPALTPSKVGIANTRAGLNVSGTEVGRSSKVTGDESGSCNCKLTGSQYAQDQNTSACRNGSSAPHKVSLMSTVKNREISGTDVAPGSMVTGGDRGACASVTGTESDGLAQYQACNREPAPAPEKIGVMRTWHEQQVSGTPVEHSSKVTGDEYGGCQPISGTEYIGPDQYTSFCDADRQAASRALMASRGAQASLSLSGARVESGGKVTGAGRGESQVLSGTPYSGSNQRVSQRGANSNPHPLTQRPVNVPREAAPAPQEQRVQGNFSIATPARSAQDSSISNITGTAYGAIGRITGPVNLATGLVSGTPEFRHQESTAPVVMAQVQLVEEARSRLTGDGREGGFAITGAAWRRNESVTGTEGNSTRRNPTMRGEQRGAVIGASQLKDRERPELPVSRITGSSGNDSKGSAITYSGGARG encoded by the coding sequence ATGTCAGCATCCGCATCTTTAACCGCGAATGCTGGATCGGATGATCAAAAGTCAGGGTGTGGTTGCAAAAGCAAAGACAGGGCGGAAGAGGCTGAGCGTGAGCAGGCAATAGAGGAAGTATGTGCGATTGTAGATGATGAGCCTACGGCTGTTGTTGGTTCGGTTGCCTCTGCCGTACGCAAATTATGTCAGGAGCGCCGCCGCGCACTATCCAGTCAGGGAAAGAAAGCAGTTAAATCCGGAAAATTAAACCAAAGGGCAACTGCGGGTTTAAGTGGCCGGGATGCTGCACGAGCACGCCGCGCAGAAATGTGCGAGAACGGTCGTGGCAATGATCCTGCTTGCCGACCTACGGGGCGTGTACGTACCCAGGTTTCACCTGTCAAAGTTGAAATTGGTACTACTTTGAGTGGTACCACAGTGAGCGGTACTCAGGTTGAGCGCATCAGCAAGGTGACCGGTGTTGAATCTGGCAGCTGTCGTGCGATTACCGGTACTGAATATATTGGTGCTGAGCAATATGGGCAGTTGTGTGATGCGACACCTGAGGCTGCACCAGCTAAGGTAAGTATCAGCAATACCAGCCGAGGCCAGCGCATCAGCGGTATTGATACCGATCGTAGCGAAAAGATGACAGGTAGCGAATTTGGTGCATGCAAAAACGTAACCGGTACTGAGTATCTGAGTGCTGACAAGTTTGAATCGTTCTGTGGCACCAAACCAGCGCTGACACCATCAAAAGTGGGTATAGCCAATACCCGAGCTGGTTTAAACGTGAGCGGTACAGAAGTGGGCCGCAGCTCAAAAGTAACGGGTGACGAGTCTGGTAGCTGCAACTGTAAGCTTACCGGTAGTCAATACGCTCAGGACCAGAACACCAGTGCATGTCGTAATGGCAGCAGCGCGCCGCACAAGGTTAGTTTGATGAGCACGGTTAAAAATCGCGAAATCAGCGGAACAGACGTTGCTCCTGGCAGCATGGTTACAGGTGGTGATCGTGGTGCTTGTGCAAGTGTGACCGGTACTGAATCTGATGGCCTTGCTCAATATCAGGCTTGCAATCGCGAACCGGCACCAGCACCGGAAAAAATTGGTGTAATGCGCACCTGGCATGAGCAGCAGGTATCCGGTACACCAGTTGAGCATAGCAGTAAGGTAACAGGCGATGAGTATGGTGGTTGTCAGCCGATTTCTGGAACAGAGTATATCGGGCCTGATCAATATACCTCTTTTTGCGATGCAGATCGTCAGGCCGCTTCACGGGCTTTGATGGCTAGTCGTGGGGCTCAGGCAAGTTTGTCTCTGAGTGGTGCCCGGGTTGAATCAGGTGGGAAGGTAACAGGTGCAGGGCGTGGCGAAAGCCAGGTTTTGAGCGGCACTCCTTATTCCGGGTCCAATCAGCGTGTGTCTCAGCGTGGTGCAAACAGTAATCCGCACCCGCTCACACAGCGTCCGGTAAATGTACCGCGCGAAGCAGCACCTGCACCGCAGGAACAAAGAGTGCAAGGAAATTTTAGCATCGCTACCCCGGCTCGCAGTGCCCAGGATAGTAGCATCAGCAACATCACAGGCACTGCTTACGGTGCAATCGGACGTATCACTGGCCCGGTTAATCTGGCAACGGGTCTGGTGTCTGGTACCCCTGAGTTCCGCCATCAGGAAAGTACGGCACCCGTAGTCATGGCTCAGGTTCAGTTGGTTGAGGAAGCACGTAGCCGACTGACAGGTGATGGTCGTGAAGGCGGTTTTGCGATAACGGGTGCAGCATGGCGACGTAATGAAAGTGTAACTGGCACGGAAGGAAATTCAACGCGCCGTAACCCCACAATGAGGGGTGAGCAGCGTGGTGCGGTAATCGGTGCTTCACAGTTGAAAGATCGTGAGCGTCCAGAGTTACCGGTAAGCCGAATTACCGGAAGTAGTGGTAATGATTCGAAAGGATCGGCCATAACTTACTCCGGTGGTGCCAGAGGTTGA
- a CDS encoding ribulose bisphosphate carboxylase small subunit, giving the protein MADIQDFKSTPKYETFSYLPPMTPEKIRRQIAYLVSQGWNPGIEHVEPARASAYYWYMWKLPMFGEQSVDVIIAELEACHRAHPGNHVRLIGYDNYSQSQGTSFVVFRGK; this is encoded by the coding sequence ATGGCTGATATTCAAGATTTCAAATCCACACCTAAATACGAAACATTTTCGTATTTGCCTCCAATGACCCCGGAAAAAATCCGTCGTCAGATTGCTTATCTGGTAAGTCAGGGATGGAATCCGGGGATAGAGCACGTTGAACCTGCACGGGCTAGTGCTTACTACTGGTATATGTGGAAGTTGCCAATGTTCGGCGAGCAGTCAGTTGATGTGATTATAGCCGAGCTGGAAGCCTGTCACCGTGCGCACCCTGGTAACCATGTGCGATTGATCGGATATGACAATTACTCGCAAAGCCAGGGCACATCATTTGTTGTGTTCCGTGGAAAGTAA
- a CDS encoding BMC domain-containing protein, which yields MANVSGVALGMIETRGLVPAIEAADAMTKAAEVRLVGRQFVGGGYVTVLVRGETGAVNAAVRAGADACERVGDGLVAAHIIARVHSEVENILPSTPDGSMGMIEGDLS from the coding sequence ATGGCAAACGTTAGCGGAGTTGCATTAGGCATGATCGAAACCCGTGGATTGGTACCTGCGATTGAAGCAGCAGACGCAATGACCAAAGCGGCAGAAGTTCGCCTGGTAGGTCGTCAGTTTGTTGGTGGTGGATACGTAACCGTACTGGTACGCGGCGAAACCGGCGCGGTAAACGCCGCGGTACGTGCCGGAGCAGATGCGTGCGAACGCGTCGGTGACGGTCTGGTAGCAGCACACATTATTGCTCGCGTGCACTCCGAGGTAGAGAACATTCTGCCAAGTACACCTGATGGCAGTATGGGCATGATTGAAGGTGATCTCAGCTAA
- a CDS encoding carboxysome peptide A codes for MKICQVEKTLVSTNRIKDLGHRPLLVVREKVGGPRQVAVDAVGCIAGDWVICVGSSAAREAAGSKDFPSDLTIIGIIDHWSEG; via the coding sequence ATGAAGATTTGTCAGGTGGAAAAAACGCTGGTTTCGACCAACAGGATCAAAGATCTGGGACACCGTCCGCTGTTGGTGGTGAGAGAGAAAGTAGGCGGGCCGCGCCAGGTTGCTGTGGATGCTGTGGGCTGTATCGCGGGTGACTGGGTAATTTGTGTTGGTTCTTCTGCAGCTCGTGAAGCAGCAGGTAGCAAAGACTTCCCCAGTGATTTGACCATCATTGGCATCATTGATCACTGGTCGGAAGGTTGA
- the parA gene encoding ParA family partition ATPase yields MSNRIIAVINQKGGTGKTTLALNLSAGLALRSSTHLVDADPQRSITQWVGMGGGNSGLPGVAQLGGNPAGVLSKLSRKHRYVVVDCPPTVQGDAIVAILRVAHLALIPVLPSPIDLWASVDMAVAVNEARQYNPDLRACLVLNQLEARNALSRDMREAVAEFDVPVLVAGMQRRAAYRSAAVEGQSVYGMGKRGQQAVADIEAIIEEVLCL; encoded by the coding sequence ATGAGTAACCGAATCATAGCAGTGATTAACCAGAAAGGCGGCACCGGTAAAACGACGCTGGCACTGAATTTATCAGCGGGTTTGGCATTACGCAGTTCTACTCATCTGGTGGATGCCGATCCCCAACGCTCAATTACCCAGTGGGTGGGAATGGGCGGAGGTAATTCTGGATTGCCGGGGGTAGCTCAGCTGGGTGGTAATCCTGCCGGTGTGCTTAGCAAATTGTCGCGTAAACATCGCTATGTGGTGGTGGATTGTCCTCCGACAGTACAAGGTGATGCCATAGTAGCGATTTTGCGCGTTGCTCACCTCGCCTTGATTCCGGTGTTGCCATCACCGATTGATTTGTGGGCCAGTGTGGATATGGCCGTTGCAGTAAATGAAGCCAGACAGTACAACCCTGATCTCCGGGCCTGTCTGGTACTGAATCAACTGGAAGCGCGTAATGCCCTGTCAAGGGATATGCGGGAAGCAGTGGCGGAATTTGATGTGCCGGTGCTGGTTGCCGGAATGCAGCGACGCGCGGCTTACCGCAGTGCTGCAGTAGAAGGTCAGAGCGTATACGGTATGGGTAAGCGTGGCCAGCAGGCTGTGGCGGATATTGAAGCAATCATTGAGGAGGTTTTATGTCTGTAA
- a CDS encoding carboxysome peptide B has product MEIMRVVSELVATRRVPGLQNTSLRVLEDVQGKLSVACDPVGVPPGKWVITAGGSAARIATGDRATMTDLTICGIIDAWDAGDSK; this is encoded by the coding sequence ATGGAAATCATGCGCGTGGTATCGGAACTGGTAGCGACGCGTCGAGTACCGGGATTGCAGAATACTTCACTGAGAGTTTTGGAAGATGTTCAGGGAAAACTCAGCGTGGCATGTGACCCGGTAGGCGTACCTCCGGGGAAATGGGTGATAACGGCAGGTGGTTCAGCAGCACGAATCGCCACAGGTGACAGGGCAACAATGACCGATCTGACAATATGCGGAATTATTGATGCATGGGACGCTGGTGACAGCAAGTGA
- a CDS encoding ferritin-like domain-containing protein, translating to MAMYSDPRLSGYLTRALSHELAAVQQFLMQSKLVGLWGMADMSARMREDVNEELVHAERLMERMLVLGIPSNATQLPPVRTGRSVEEMLQINRVLEIEAIRLYEEASHYCARIRDSETQSLFAEILQDELGHLSELDRGLMEIQKGAIS from the coding sequence ATGGCTATGTATTCCGACCCACGTTTAAGCGGATATCTGACGCGCGCTCTCAGTCATGAACTGGCTGCAGTGCAACAGTTCCTGATGCAGTCCAAGCTGGTTGGTTTGTGGGGCATGGCTGACATGAGTGCGCGTATGCGTGAGGATGTGAATGAGGAATTGGTTCATGCTGAACGTCTGATGGAAAGAATGCTGGTGCTAGGTATTCCTTCTAATGCCACCCAGCTACCACCAGTGCGAACTGGGCGTAGCGTTGAAGAAATGTTGCAGATAAATCGTGTGCTGGAAATTGAGGCGATTCGTTTGTATGAAGAAGCGTCGCACTACTGTGCACGGATACGCGATAGCGAGACGCAGTCGCTGTTTGCTGAAATTTTGCAGGACGAACTGGGTCACTTGAGTGAGCTGGATCGAGGGCTGATGGAAATTCAGAAAGGAGCCATATCATGA
- a CDS encoding BMC domain-containing protein, whose product MANVSGIALGMIETRGLVPAIEAADAMTKAAEVRLVGRQFVGGGYVTVLVRGETGAVNAAVRAGADACERVGDGLVAAHIIARVHSEVENILPSASA is encoded by the coding sequence ATGGCAAATGTAAGCGGAATTGCATTGGGCATGATCGAAACCCGTGGATTGGTACCTGCGATTGAAGCAGCAGACGCAATGACCAAAGCGGCAGAAGTTCGCCTGGTAGGTCGTCAGTTTGTTGGTGGTGGATACGTAACTGTACTGGTACGTGGCGAAACTGGCGCGGTTAACGCAGCAGTGCGTGCCGGAGCAGATGCGTGCGAACGCGTTGGTGACGGTCTGGTAGCAGCACACATTATTGCTCGCGTGCACTCCGAGGTAGAGAACATTCTGCCAAGCGCATCAGCATAA